The Thermococcus sibiricus MM 739 DNA window TGGCTCGTAGGATTCTATAATCGTGAAGTCGCCATAGTAAGCTGGAATCACATTATCTCCGTGGACACTGCCCGAAGCCACTCGTTCTCCCTCCATTGCCGCCCGAAGTATCATCTCATCATCCTCAACACCAAGAACCTTTGCCATCGCAAGCGCTCCGGCCAGTGATGATGCTCCCGAGCTTCCAATCCCACTTTTGGGCCTTATCCCCTTGGTAAGTTTCATTTCTAAGGCGGTCTCCTCTCCCACCATTGCCGCGAGAGCTTTTGCCGAAACTATGGCAATATTGTTGGAATTCTCCGGTACTTGGTAGCCCTTGACTCTCACCATCCATTCATCTGATTCCTTGAAGCTCAGCTCGTCGTAAGGCTTCCCTACACCTACACCAAAGACATCAAACCCTGGTCCAAAGTTAGCTATAGTCGCATGAACTCGTACTTTCATCAAAGACCACCTCATGGATTTCTCTAAGGGCGGGAACAAGCTCCTCCTTCTCGATGGTGAGTGAGAAGTACCCCCTTCCTCTTCTGCCTTTCCAACCTGGAAGTTTCTTCACACCGACAACTGCTATCCTAGCAATCTTCCCTTCGACACGGTGAACAACTATCGGCCACTCCTCCCCGAATTCAGAGACAAGGGTCCCCATGTTCCAGTCTTCAGTCTTTCCGAGTATCAAGGGGATTCCTTGGAGCGGCTTGAGGGCTTCCGGGTGGAGAGCCTTCATGCCAAGCCTTGCCGCCAGCATGGCTCTGTCTCTTGATATGAAGTGAAAGAGTCTTGCCTCAGGTACAAGTCTCGGATCGGCAGTGTAAATACCCTCCACATCACTCATTATCAGCACGGCCTTCGCTTTAAGCATCGCCCCTAGAGCAGAAGCAGTATAGTCACTTCCACCCCTGCCAAGCGTTGCGGTTCTTCCGTTAAGGTTACCTATGAATCCAGTAACAACTGGAACTACCTTCTCTGTTAGTTCTCCCAGTTTTTGAACGTGAGGTAGGCTTGCTGAAAAATCAATTTTCGCATTTCCGAAGCTTCCACGAAGCATCAAAACCTCAGTAGCATCCAGAGAAAGTGCTGGAACCCCCTCATTCTCTAAGGCTTTTGCAAAGAGGGCTGCTGAGAGCTTTTCTCCGAAGGAAAGAATATAGTCTCTCCATGCAAGGTCATGGCGACGCTTGGTAATTGCCTTCTCTAGGTCGCTTAGAATCGGCTCTATATCCACCCCAAGCCTGTTAGCCATTTTTGAATGTTCTAGAATGATGCTTTCAAAGATACCCAAATCGGACTGCTCTGAAAGCTGTATCAACTTCTCTGTGACACCCTTAAGAGCAGAAACGACAACTACAAGCTTGCTTCCCTCTAGGAGATATTCAACTAACTTCAATGCGCTCCAAAACGAGTTCTTCACTGAGCTTCCTCCAAACTTTACTACTCTGAGTTTCTCCATCACCCATAAATAATCACCACAGCTTAGGGAGTTTTTTAGAAGATATAAAGTTTTCCCGATTTTTTTCAGATTGATGGCAACAATTCCCAGTCTTTGATAGGAAATTTACAATGACTATGTGGAAATCTACCTCTCCAGTTGGATAGCTGACAGTACCCTAGAGATGTTTGTTCTACTGCTAACTACCTCCCAGTGTATCGTGTTAAGGACACTCACATCCCCGAACTCTCTCTCCCGAGAAGGGGGCCGAGTTACTGGGCCTTCATCTATCAAATGGTTTTCAACAAAGAAAAATTTTAGCCCGTATTTTTCCAAAAATTTTTTCTAAGTCCGTTCTTTACAAAACTTCACCAGTACCTGAACGCTACCTACCATTAACTATTAAAAATTAAAGTTTTTGTAAATCTCCCTCTCATCCCTACCTTAAAAGGCGAGGCCTTCAGTTGTAATCATCTGCAAGTTGCTCTGCTAAAATTAGTGTTATCCGAAAAGGGGTATGTAAGTCTCGGGTATACCCTCAAAAACCTACTCCTCACTAAAAAGCCATTTACCATGTAAGGAATATGGATATGAAGTGCAAAAGTAAAATTACAACCAAGTATTTAACATTTTTGCCCTTTTTGAAACAGTTTTGAGTCGACAAAATGATCTACAAGAATAAAATAGACTTTAATGGAAGAATTCTGTTTTTTGAGCAATTAATATTTCATAGAAAAAGGGTTTAAAAAGTATCCCTCTAATTACACCAGGTGAAAAGAGAATGAAACAAGAAATGAGCAGTGTCGACATAAAGTACATAGTGGAGGAGCTAAAAACCTTGGAAGGTGCTAGAGTCGATAAAATATACCAAGACAAGAACCGAGTTAGAATTAAACTACATACAACGGGAGAGGGGAGAAACGATTTAATCATAGAAGCCGGTAAAAGGATTCATTTAACTACTTACATAAAAGAAGCTCCCCAGCATCCATCTTCATTCACAATGCTGCTCAGAAAGTATTTAAGCGGATCACGAGTGGAAAAAATAGAACAACACGATTTTGATAGAATTGTAAAGCTAAAAATTGGCAACTATACTTTAATTGCAGAACTTTTCCAGAAAGGGAATATAATATTAGTTGATGAAAACAACGTGATAATCTCTGCCATGAGATATGAAGAGTTTAAAGACAGAACAATAAAACCACAACACGTGTACCTACTCCCGCCTGCAAGAGAGAATCCAGTTGACATCTTATGGGAAAACTTTAGGGAACTTATTTCCTCTCAAGATGTGGAGATAGTAAGAGCACTAGCAAGAAAACTCAATATGGGCGGACTATATGCAGAAGAAATCCTCTTAAGGGCCGGAATAGAGAAAACAAAACGAGCCAATGCTCTTGATGAAAATGAGCTTAAAGTTATATTTGAAAAAATAAAAGAGGTCTTCAATGCCCCTAAAAAGGCCAATATCATATACAAAAACGACAATCCTATAGACGTCGTACCTATCGAGCTTAAATGGTATGAAAGTTATAAGAAAAAATTCTTCACTACCTTTAGTGAGGCACTTGATGAATATTTTGGAAAGATTCTTCTTGAGAGTGCAAAGATAGAAAGAACAAAGAAACTTCAGAATAAGAAAAGACAACTCGAAGCCACTCTTAGAAAACAAGAAGAGATGATAAACGGATTTAAGAACCAAATACAAGAAAATCAAGAAATTGGAGACTTGATATATACCAACTTCGCCTTTATTGAGAATCTACTGAAAGAGCTTTCAAAGGCTGTAGAAAAACTTGGATGGAAAGAATTCAAAGAGAGAGTAGAAAATGGCAAAAAATCTGGGAATAAAATTGCTCAGATAATCAAAAACATAGACGCTAAAGAGAAGGCAGTCACAATTGAACTTGATGGAAAAAAAGTAAAACTCTATTTAAACAAAAGTGTTGGAGAAAATGCAGAAATCTACTATGAAAAAGCCAAAAAAGCAAAACATAAACTCGAAGGGGCCCAAAAAGCCCATAAAGAAACACTAAAGAAAATCAAGGAAATAGAAAAACTAATAGAAGAGGAGGAGAAAAAAGAGCTTAGCGTGAGGAAGCTCGAAAAAAGAAAGAAGAAGTGGTTTGAAAAGTTTAGGTGGTTCTTAAGTAGTGAAGGATTCTTAATAATAGCTGGAAAGGATGCCACAACGAATGAAATTGTAGTTAAAAGATATATGAGTGAAAACGACCTCTATTGTCATGCTGATATTTATGGTGCCCCCCATGTAGTAATAAAAGATGGTAAAAAAGCTGGAGAAAAGACACTATTTGAAGCCTGTCAGTTCGCCGTTTCAATGTCAAGAGCTTGGAAAGAGGGATTATACTCCGGAGATGCTTACTGGACAGACCCCAACCAAGTTACAAAAAAAGCCCCAAGTGGAGAATATCTTGGCAAAGGAGCATTCATGGTTTATGGAAAGAGGAACTGGATGCATGGCTTACCCGTAAAGCTCGCTGTTGGAATAGTGCAATACGAGGAAGAGAAACTACCTATGTGCGGGCCGGTGGAAGCGGTAAAAGCCCATACTGACAAATACATTATTATTCGTCCAGGAAGAATGAAAAAAAGCGAATTTGCAAAAAAGTTAGCGAAAATTCTAGAGAGATGTGGATACAAAGTTGATCTTGATGAGCTTATGCAAATTCTTCCTCCTGGCAATAGCGAAATTGTGGAGGTGATTGAATGATAACACTCTATGCAATAGCCCAAAGGGAACTTGCGAAAGACCTGCTTTTTGAAATAGATGATGAAGTCGTTACCTTATCTGTTAAAGGAATTATGATAGCCAAAAGTGTTTCAAAAACATACAACTTCTCTTTTGTGGAAGTTACAGATAATGAGTTTGTTCTAGCAGTTCAAATGAAGGGGTATGTGATCT harbors:
- a CDS encoding homoserine kinase, with the translated sequence MKVRVHATIANFGPGFDVFGVGVGKPYDELSFKESDEWMVRVKGYQVPENSNNIAIVSAKALAAMVGEETALEMKLTKGIRPKSGIGSSGASSLAGALAMAKVLGVEDDEMILRAAMEGERVASGSVHGDNVIPAYYGDFTIIESYEPLKIWRIPVNFEVVVVLPAIEIPTSEARKILPSKIPRKDAIRNLALAASLILALKENDLQTVGRLLDDRIALPYRKQLMQWYETVREAALEAGAYGFSVSGSGPAVFAIGEDVAQIGKVIAETFSGMDIKADVYVTKVGRGAIWF
- a CDS encoding aspartate kinase, translating into MEKLRVVKFGGSSVKNSFWSALKLVEYLLEGSKLVVVVSALKGVTEKLIQLSEQSDLGIFESIILEHSKMANRLGVDIEPILSDLEKAITKRRHDLAWRDYILSFGEKLSAALFAKALENEGVPALSLDATEVLMLRGSFGNAKIDFSASLPHVQKLGELTEKVVPVVTGFIGNLNGRTATLGRGGSDYTASALGAMLKAKAVLIMSDVEGIYTADPRLVPEARLFHFISRDRAMLAARLGMKALHPEALKPLQGIPLILGKTEDWNMGTLVSEFGEEWPIVVHRVEGKIARIAVVGVKKLPGWKGRRGRGYFSLTIEKEELVPALREIHEVVFDESTSSCDYS
- the rqcH gene encoding ribosome rescue protein RqcH, whose translation is MKQEMSSVDIKYIVEELKTLEGARVDKIYQDKNRVRIKLHTTGEGRNDLIIEAGKRIHLTTYIKEAPQHPSSFTMLLRKYLSGSRVEKIEQHDFDRIVKLKIGNYTLIAELFQKGNIILVDENNVIISAMRYEEFKDRTIKPQHVYLLPPARENPVDILWENFRELISSQDVEIVRALARKLNMGGLYAEEILLRAGIEKTKRANALDENELKVIFEKIKEVFNAPKKANIIYKNDNPIDVVPIELKWYESYKKKFFTTFSEALDEYFGKILLESAKIERTKKLQNKKRQLEATLRKQEEMINGFKNQIQENQEIGDLIYTNFAFIENLLKELSKAVEKLGWKEFKERVENGKKSGNKIAQIIKNIDAKEKAVTIELDGKKVKLYLNKSVGENAEIYYEKAKKAKHKLEGAQKAHKETLKKIKEIEKLIEEEEKKELSVRKLEKRKKKWFEKFRWFLSSEGFLIIAGKDATTNEIVVKRYMSENDLYCHADIYGAPHVVIKDGKKAGEKTLFEACQFAVSMSRAWKEGLYSGDAYWTDPNQVTKKAPSGEYLGKGAFMVYGKRNWMHGLPVKLAVGIVQYEEEKLPMCGPVEAVKAHTDKYIIIRPGRMKKSEFAKKLAKILERCGYKVDLDELMQILPPGNSEIVEVIE